A genomic segment from Polyangium mundeleinium encodes:
- a CDS encoding Uma2 family endonuclease, which translates to MGDPARKLPTFEELLAEIDRLPAHLSGEILQPGEIRTMSRPDAPHRRAVGQCYRALGDADIASGGTGWWIELEPAVRFGDRLFNPDIAGWRVDRCPDPPRGYPITLLPDWCCEVLSPSTARDDRRIKLPHYARSGVGWVWLIDPEIRLVEVFRAEREQPLLVTSAGEDETPRLPPFDLEINLAPFWILPKPAEPSSP; encoded by the coding sequence ATGGGCGACCCCGCGCGCAAGCTTCCCACCTTTGAGGAACTGCTCGCCGAGATCGATCGGCTGCCTGCGCATCTGAGCGGCGAGATCCTCCAGCCGGGTGAGATCCGCACGATGTCTCGGCCGGATGCGCCGCATCGGCGCGCGGTAGGGCAGTGCTATCGCGCGCTCGGCGATGCCGACATAGCCTCCGGCGGCACTGGCTGGTGGATCGAGCTGGAGCCCGCGGTTCGCTTCGGAGATCGGCTCTTCAACCCAGATATCGCCGGATGGCGCGTCGACCGTTGCCCCGACCCGCCCCGTGGGTACCCCATCACGCTGCTCCCTGATTGGTGCTGCGAGGTTCTCTCGCCGTCGACGGCTCGCGACGATCGCCGGATCAAGCTGCCGCACTATGCGCGCTCTGGCGTGGGTTGGGTCTGGTTGATCGATCCGGAGATACGACTCGTCGAGGTCTTTCGTGCCGAACGTGAGCAGCCCTTGCTCGTCACGTCCGCAGGGGAGGATGAAACCCCACGCCTGCCGCCCTTCGACCTCGAGATCAACCTCGCGCCCTTCTGGATCCTCCCCAAGCCCGCCGAGCCCTCTTCTCCCTGA
- a CDS encoding Tex family protein, whose translation MTATTDPTTVSSPTFTLPAFDPVPTLSEELTLPRSGVSAVVKLLAEGATVPFIARYRKEATGGLDEVQIRAIEERRTYLVELDERRRQVLDEIGKQGKLTDGLKKKILGCATKAELEDLYLPFKPKRRTRAIIAKERGLEPLADRIWSQAKEGSPEEEAKAFVDAAKEVPDVAAALAGARDICAERIAENADVRKLVREGYMQDGVIRVKKNEEHEGKATKFDTYATFEGPVAGMPSHRYLAIRRGEAEGILRASVDLDGERLFAPIGKMAGLDGGSPWAGELGKATSDAYKRLLAPSVQIDVRVELKQLSDRAAVEVFAQNLRELLLAAPFGTHAVLGIDPGQRTGCKCAVVDDTGKLLANETIYLVQGAEAEERGKRTIRDLCRKYGVRAVAVGNGTHGRETEQFVRDVLAAEGLKETFCVPVSEAGASVYSASDVAREEFPDLDLTVRGAISIARRLQDPLAELVKVDPKSIGVGQYQHDVYQSLLARKLDEVVESCVNMVGVELNTASAPLLSRVAGIGASLAKKIVSHRDQHGAFSSRKKLLDVAGLGPKTFEQCAGFLRIRGSEHPLDASAVHPERYALVEKIAEDLGVPVASLVGDTKLIGRVDPKKYIGGDVGEYTMNDILVELKKPGRDPRASFEPPKFRDDVRTMEDLKPGMELEGVVTNVTAFGAFVDVGVHQDGLVHVSQLADRFVKDPSEVVKVGDKLKVRVLEVDMVRKRISLTARKGERPQPGQQQAQGPQQGRGGPQQGKGGPQGKPQPQAKFTNNPFATLLKR comes from the coding sequence ATGACCGCCACGACCGACCCCACCACGGTGTCCTCGCCCACGTTCACGCTGCCCGCTTTCGACCCGGTCCCGACCCTTTCGGAGGAGCTCACGCTCCCGAGGTCCGGGGTCTCAGCCGTGGTCAAGCTGCTCGCCGAGGGCGCGACGGTGCCGTTCATCGCGCGGTACCGCAAGGAGGCGACGGGCGGGCTCGACGAGGTGCAGATCCGCGCCATCGAGGAGCGTCGTACGTACCTCGTGGAGCTCGACGAGCGGCGCAGGCAGGTGCTCGACGAGATCGGCAAGCAAGGCAAGCTCACGGACGGGCTGAAGAAGAAGATCCTCGGCTGCGCGACGAAGGCCGAGCTCGAGGATCTCTACCTGCCGTTCAAGCCGAAGCGCAGGACGCGGGCGATCATCGCCAAGGAGCGCGGGCTCGAGCCGCTCGCCGATCGGATCTGGTCGCAAGCGAAGGAAGGCAGCCCCGAGGAGGAGGCCAAGGCCTTCGTCGACGCGGCCAAGGAGGTGCCCGACGTCGCGGCCGCGCTCGCCGGCGCGCGCGACATCTGCGCCGAGCGGATCGCCGAGAACGCCGACGTGCGCAAGCTCGTGCGCGAGGGGTACATGCAAGACGGCGTGATCCGCGTGAAGAAAAACGAGGAGCACGAGGGCAAGGCGACGAAGTTCGACACGTACGCGACCTTCGAAGGGCCCGTCGCGGGGATGCCGTCGCACCGCTACCTGGCGATCCGCCGCGGCGAGGCGGAGGGGATTCTCCGCGCGTCGGTGGATCTCGACGGCGAGAGGCTCTTCGCGCCGATCGGCAAGATGGCCGGCCTCGACGGCGGCTCGCCCTGGGCGGGCGAGCTCGGCAAAGCGACGAGCGACGCGTACAAGCGGCTGCTCGCGCCGAGCGTGCAGATCGACGTGCGCGTCGAGCTGAAGCAGCTCTCGGACCGCGCGGCGGTCGAGGTGTTCGCGCAGAACCTGCGGGAGCTCTTGCTCGCGGCGCCCTTCGGGACGCACGCGGTGCTCGGGATCGACCCGGGGCAACGCACGGGCTGCAAGTGCGCGGTCGTCGACGACACGGGCAAGCTGCTCGCGAACGAGACGATCTACCTCGTGCAAGGCGCCGAAGCGGAGGAGCGCGGGAAGCGGACGATCCGCGATCTGTGCCGGAAGTACGGCGTGCGCGCGGTGGCCGTGGGCAACGGGACGCACGGGCGCGAGACGGAGCAGTTCGTCCGGGATGTGCTCGCGGCCGAGGGGCTGAAGGAGACCTTCTGCGTGCCGGTGAGCGAGGCGGGCGCGAGCGTGTACTCGGCGAGCGACGTGGCGCGTGAGGAGTTCCCGGACCTCGACCTGACGGTGCGCGGCGCGATCAGCATCGCGCGGCGGTTGCAGGATCCGCTCGCCGAGCTCGTGAAGGTCGATCCGAAGAGCATCGGCGTGGGGCAGTACCAGCACGACGTGTACCAGTCGCTGCTCGCGCGGAAGCTCGACGAGGTCGTGGAGAGCTGCGTGAACATGGTCGGCGTGGAGCTGAACACGGCGAGCGCGCCGTTGCTCTCGCGCGTGGCGGGCATCGGGGCGTCGCTCGCGAAGAAGATCGTGTCGCATCGTGATCAACACGGCGCGTTCTCGAGCCGCAAGAAGCTGCTCGATGTGGCGGGGCTCGGGCCGAAGACGTTCGAGCAGTGCGCGGGCTTCTTGCGCATCCGCGGGAGCGAGCACCCGCTCGACGCGAGCGCGGTGCACCCGGAGCGTTACGCGCTCGTGGAGAAGATCGCCGAGGACCTCGGCGTGCCCGTCGCGTCGCTCGTGGGCGACACGAAGCTCATCGGTCGTGTCGATCCGAAGAAGTACATCGGCGGCGACGTCGGTGAGTACACGATGAACGACATCCTGGTGGAGCTGAAGAAGCCGGGGCGTGATCCACGCGCGAGCTTCGAGCCGCCGAAGTTCCGCGACGACGTGCGGACGATGGAGGACCTCAAGCCCGGGATGGAGCTCGAAGGGGTGGTCACGAACGTGACCGCGTTCGGCGCGTTCGTGGACGTGGGCGTGCACCAGGACGGGCTCGTGCACGTGTCGCAGCTCGCGGACAGGTTCGTGAAGGATCCGAGCGAGGTCGTGAAGGTCGGCGACAAGCTCAAGGTGCGCGTGCTCGAGGTGGACATGGTGCGCAAGCGCATCTCGCTGACGGCACGGAAGGGCGAGCGCCCGCAGCCGGGGCAGCAGCAGGCGCAAGGGCCGCAGCAAGGGCGCGGCGGACCGCAGCAGGGCAAGGGCGGCCCCCAGGGCAAACCGCAGCCGCAGGCGAAGTTCACGAACAACCCGTTCGCGACGTTGTTGAAGCGGTAG
- a CDS encoding M91 family zinc metallopeptidase: protein MTMTDAQLHAHMKALSKQSPTSLGTFMRGASGLFWARAFAMQSKYSMDVEYPFKMPPNMTIGGAPEFQSKVTRDLSLLAATPSGRVLFSTLEAAGQPVRIVPADPSLPKGDQLKAFPDDEEKRKRGEPTGTTITYNPDLYLVAEGPQPIKDASLGQQVPHPPQVGLGHEGVHAVRNALGTNAPYEAESEWKSGFDQRTVHAERMAIGLEEYKNEIPTENSFRRDLGLPLRGSHTIYVPGEDLLYSWPPAPALRPGGPK, encoded by the coding sequence ATGACGATGACCGACGCGCAACTCCATGCCCACATGAAGGCATTGTCGAAACAATCGCCTACTTCACTAGGCACATTCATGCGCGGCGCGTCGGGCTTGTTTTGGGCACGCGCGTTCGCAATGCAATCAAAGTACTCGATGGACGTGGAATACCCCTTCAAGATGCCGCCAAACATGACAATAGGAGGAGCGCCGGAATTTCAGTCTAAGGTCACTCGTGACCTATCGCTTCTCGCTGCGACTCCGAGCGGTCGGGTTCTGTTTTCGACGCTCGAGGCGGCAGGACAACCTGTGCGGATCGTCCCCGCCGATCCAAGCCTGCCCAAGGGCGACCAGCTGAAAGCTTTCCCAGATGATGAAGAGAAACGTAAACGCGGTGAACCAACTGGGACCACCATCACCTACAACCCGGACTTGTATCTTGTGGCGGAAGGCCCTCAGCCTATCAAGGACGCCTCACTAGGACAGCAAGTGCCGCACCCACCGCAGGTGGGGCTGGGTCATGAGGGGGTGCACGCGGTCCGCAACGCGCTGGGGACAAACGCTCCATATGAAGCTGAGTCGGAGTGGAAAAGTGGATTTGATCAACGCACTGTGCACGCGGAGCGCATGGCCATAGGTCTTGAAGAGTATAAAAATGAGATTCCCACCGAAAACTCGTTTCGACGGGATCTCGGCCTTCCACTCAGAGGGAGTCATACCATTTACGTTCCTGGCGAGGACTTGCTTTACTCGTGGCCGCCTGCTCCTGCACTCCGACCTGGAGGCCCTAAGTGA
- a CDS encoding transposase, which yields MPKRIRRNHTSEQKAALLKRHHVEKVPVSSLCDETKLQPSLFYTWQRQLFENAAVVFDGPPKDKPSARERELEARVAQLEAKLSKKDAVIAEISEEYVKLKKELGEP from the coding sequence ATGCCGAAGCGAATCCGAAGAAACCACACGAGCGAGCAGAAGGCCGCGCTGCTGAAGCGCCACCACGTGGAGAAGGTGCCCGTTTCGAGCCTTTGCGACGAGACGAAGCTGCAGCCGAGCCTCTTCTACACCTGGCAGCGGCAGCTGTTCGAGAACGCGGCCGTCGTGTTCGATGGGCCGCCGAAGGACAAGCCCTCGGCACGCGAGCGTGAGCTCGAAGCGCGCGTCGCGCAGCTGGAGGCCAAGCTCTCGAAGAAGGACGCGGTGATCGCGGAGATCTCCGAGGAATACGTCAAGCTGAAAAAAGAACTTGGGGAGCCCTGA
- a CDS encoding DDE-type integrase/transposase/recombinase, producing MWADKTNIIGESFIRWLGVARSKFFDWKKRYGKANEHNADVPRDFWIGPEERQKVLDFHAKNPLEGYRRLTFMMLDQDVVAVSPSTTYRVLSAAGRLDRWKRGASKKGTGFVQPLRPHEHWHIDIAYLNVAGTFYYLCSLLDGASRAIVHWEIREAMTELDVECIAQRAREKYPDERPRIISDNGPQFIAKDFKEFIRIAGMTHVRISVNYPQSNGKIERWHRTLKSDAIRVTPPSSLADARRIVGRFVDHYNGVRLHSAIGYITPNDALAGRADIIWAARDTKLEAAREARRQRRLAARAAAHPELRAPAGGSVCPSPA from the coding sequence GTGTGGGCCGACAAGACGAATATCATCGGGGAGAGCTTCATTCGCTGGCTCGGCGTCGCGCGCAGCAAGTTCTTCGACTGGAAGAAGCGCTACGGTAAGGCGAACGAGCACAATGCAGATGTGCCACGCGACTTCTGGATCGGGCCCGAGGAGCGGCAGAAGGTGCTCGACTTCCACGCAAAGAACCCGCTCGAGGGCTATCGCCGATTGACGTTCATGATGCTGGACCAGGACGTCGTCGCCGTCAGTCCTTCGACCACCTATCGGGTGCTGTCGGCGGCAGGCCGCCTCGACCGCTGGAAGCGGGGCGCGTCGAAGAAGGGCACCGGCTTCGTGCAGCCGCTCAGGCCGCACGAGCACTGGCACATCGATATCGCCTACCTGAACGTAGCTGGCACGTTCTATTACCTGTGCTCGCTGCTCGACGGCGCCAGCCGCGCGATCGTCCATTGGGAGATTCGCGAAGCGATGACCGAGTTGGATGTCGAGTGCATCGCACAGCGTGCGCGCGAGAAGTACCCTGACGAAAGGCCACGCATCATCTCGGACAACGGCCCGCAGTTCATCGCGAAGGACTTCAAGGAGTTCATCCGAATCGCGGGCATGACGCACGTGCGCATCTCGGTCAACTACCCCCAGTCGAATGGCAAGATCGAGCGCTGGCACAGGACGCTGAAGAGCGACGCGATTCGGGTGACGCCGCCGTCATCGCTCGCGGATGCCCGCCGCATCGTCGGGCGCTTCGTCGACCATTACAACGGCGTGCGCTTGCACAGCGCCATCGGGTACATCACACCGAACGACGCGCTCGCGGGCCGAGCCGATATCATCTGGGCCGCACGTGACACGAAGCTCGAGGCAGCTCGTGAGGCGCGGCGGCAGCGTCGCCTGGCAGCGAGGGCGGCTGCGCATCCGGAGCTCCGAGCCCCCGCCGGAGGCTCCGTCTGCCCATCGCCCGCATAA
- a CDS encoding RHS repeat domain-containing protein, which yields MIHEPFFSATHEYEDEQELVEWGVTPILRYDPLGRLIRTDLPNGTHSRVTFTPWEQASWDGNDTVLETGNPWYAARQPSATPTASAQEQRAAELTEEHAETPALVHFDVLGRPVRGVEDNKTAGVYTTKAVLDIEGNLRAIADARGNTAMEYVFDMLGRTLYQKSCDSGERWTLANVLGNPIRGWDGRGHVVRSVYDALNRRTGLWVQKGSDPEVLAEVTVYGEGQTDPEDANLRGKVYQVKDGAGVVTSVEYDFKGNLLESQRQLAQNYSTQIDWSGTVALETEVFTQTTAYDALNRPTSLTTPDQSEIKPRYNEANLLEKVEARIRGASGWTTFVDDIDYDAKGQREKIVYGNGVVTEYSYDPLTYRLTRLKTTRTSDSELLQDLRYTYDPVGNIVEIADLAQGELYHNSELVEPVWKYEYDALYRLIEATGREHSGQNSDIQQDANGFPLVNAANPNDPQAMRSYAESFEYDAVGNILTMIHAAQGSTGGWTRRYDIAESSNRLLRTSLPGDAVGQYSALYNYDEHWSMTSMPHLEGIVWDFKDQKREVDKGGGGTVYFTYDAGGQRVRKVWEHSGIVEERIYLGGFEVYRRHELGDVYWFPVNRMRSRYSKVKPLQGKSQAA from the coding sequence ATGATCCACGAGCCGTTCTTTTCTGCCACCCACGAATACGAGGACGAACAGGAGCTTGTCGAGTGGGGCGTGACGCCGATCCTGCGTTACGACCCGCTCGGCCGGCTCATCCGAACGGACCTGCCGAACGGGACGCATTCGCGTGTGACGTTCACGCCCTGGGAGCAGGCGAGCTGGGACGGGAACGATACGGTGCTCGAGACGGGCAACCCCTGGTATGCCGCGAGGCAGCCGAGCGCGACGCCGACGGCTTCCGCGCAGGAGCAGCGGGCGGCGGAGCTGACCGAGGAGCATGCGGAGACGCCGGCGCTGGTGCATTTCGACGTGCTGGGCAGGCCGGTGCGCGGGGTCGAGGACAACAAGACCGCAGGGGTGTACACGACGAAGGCGGTGCTCGATATCGAGGGGAATCTGCGGGCGATTGCGGATGCTCGTGGGAATACGGCGATGGAGTATGTCTTCGACATGCTCGGGCGGACGCTGTACCAGAAGAGCTGCGATTCTGGAGAGCGGTGGACGCTGGCGAATGTGCTCGGGAACCCGATTCGGGGGTGGGATGGCCGAGGGCATGTGGTGCGCTCGGTCTATGATGCGCTGAATCGGCGGACGGGGCTTTGGGTGCAGAAGGGGTCGGATCCGGAGGTGCTCGCCGAGGTGACGGTGTATGGGGAGGGGCAGACGGATCCGGAGGACGCGAATCTGCGTGGGAAGGTGTATCAGGTGAAGGATGGGGCCGGGGTGGTTACCTCGGTCGAGTACGATTTCAAGGGGAATTTGCTGGAGAGCCAGCGGCAGCTCGCGCAGAATTACTCGACGCAGATTGATTGGTCGGGGACGGTGGCGCTCGAGACGGAGGTGTTCACGCAGACGACGGCGTATGATGCGCTGAATCGTCCGACGAGCTTGACGACGCCGGACCAGAGTGAGATCAAGCCGAGGTACAACGAGGCGAATCTGCTCGAGAAGGTGGAGGCGCGGATTCGGGGGGCGAGTGGTTGGACGACGTTCGTCGATGATATCGATTACGATGCGAAGGGGCAGCGGGAAAAGATCGTTTATGGGAACGGGGTGGTCACGGAGTACAGTTACGACCCGCTGACCTACCGGCTGACGCGGCTCAAGACGACGCGGACCTCGGACAGTGAGCTGTTGCAGGACCTACGTTACACGTACGATCCGGTCGGCAACATCGTCGAGATTGCCGACCTGGCGCAGGGTGAGCTCTACCACAATAGCGAGCTGGTCGAGCCGGTCTGGAAGTACGAGTACGATGCGCTCTACCGGCTGATCGAGGCGACGGGGCGGGAGCATTCGGGACAGAATTCTGATATCCAGCAGGATGCAAACGGGTTTCCGCTGGTGAATGCGGCGAACCCGAATGATCCGCAGGCGATGCGGAGCTATGCGGAGAGCTTCGAGTACGATGCGGTCGGCAACATCTTGACGATGATTCATGCCGCGCAGGGCAGCACGGGGGGCTGGACGCGGCGGTATGATATCGCGGAGTCGAGCAATCGGCTCCTCAGGACGAGTTTACCGGGGGATGCGGTCGGGCAGTATTCGGCGCTGTATAACTACGACGAGCACTGGAGCATGACGTCGATGCCGCATCTGGAGGGCATCGTGTGGGATTTCAAGGATCAGAAGCGCGAGGTCGACAAGGGCGGCGGGGGGACGGTCTACTTCACGTACGACGCTGGCGGGCAGCGGGTGCGGAAGGTCTGGGAGCACAGCGGGATCGTCGAGGAGCGGATCTACCTCGGGGGCTTCGAGGTCTACCGGAGGCATGAACTCGGGGATGTGTACTGGTTCCCCGTGAACAGGATGCGGTCCCGGTATAGTAAAGTAAAACCTCTCCAAGGCAAGTCACAAGCGGCCTGA